Proteins encoded in a region of the Dorea longicatena genome:
- a CDS encoding CYTH domain-containing protein — protein MEIERKYLVLHLPGPLESYPCRILEQGYLNTSPVVRIRRDNDRYELTYKSAGLMSRQEYNLPLDDKSYEHLLTKIDGRLIKKKRYMIPLSSALTAELDIFEGDLAPLMLVEVEFDSEDAANSFSPPDWFGEDVTFSGKYHNSYLSTL, from the coding sequence ATGGAAATCGAACGAAAATATCTTGTCTTACATCTTCCCGGTCCGCTGGAATCCTATCCCTGCCGTATTCTGGAGCAAGGCTATCTCAATACCAGCCCCGTAGTACGGATCCGACGTGATAACGATCGTTATGAACTCACTTACAAATCAGCCGGTCTCATGAGCCGCCAGGAATATAATCTCCCTCTGGACGACAAATCTTATGAACATCTTCTTACCAAAATTGACGGCCGCCTTATAAAGAAAAAGCGTTATATGATTCCACTTTCTTCAGCGCTTACTGCAGAACTGGATATCTTTGAAGGCGATCTTGCTCCCCTCATGCTTGTAGAGGTCGAGTTTGATTCCGAAGATGCTGCCAATTCTTTTTCACCTCCGGACTGGTTTGGTGAAGATGTAACTTTTTCAGGGAAATATCACAACAGCTATCTAAGCACTCTTTAA
- the clpP gene encoding ATP-dependent Clp endopeptidase proteolytic subunit ClpP, protein MSLVPYVIEQTSRGERSYDIYSRLLKDRIIFLGEEVTDVSASVIVAQLLFLEAEDPEKDIHLYINSPGGSVTAGMAIYDTMQYIKCDIETICIGMAASMGSFLLTGGTKGKRLALPNSEIMIHQPLGGAQGQATEIQIAADHILKTRQKLNQILAENTGQPLEVINADTERDNFMTAEEAKAYGLIDEVIKSR, encoded by the coding sequence ATGAGTTTAGTACCTTATGTCATTGAACAGACAAGCCGTGGAGAACGTTCTTACGACATCTATTCAAGATTATTGAAAGACAGAATTATATTTCTGGGTGAAGAAGTAACAGATGTATCCGCAAGTGTGATCGTTGCACAGCTTCTGTTTCTGGAAGCAGAAGATCCGGAGAAGGATATCCATTTGTATATTAACAGCCCGGGAGGCTCTGTAACAGCCGGAATGGCAATTTATGATACCATGCAGTATATTAAATGCGATATTGAGACAATCTGTATCGGTATGGCTGCAAGTATGGGCTCATTCCTTCTTACAGGTGGAACAAAAGGCAAAAGACTTGCGCTTCCAAACTCTGAGATCATGATCCATCAGCCACTTGGTGGAGCTCAGGGACAGGCAACAGAGATTCAGATCGCAGCAGATCATATCTTAAAAACCCGTCAGAAACTGAATCAGATTCTGGCAGAAAATACAGGACAGCCGTTAGAGGTGATCAATGCAGATACTGAAAGAGATAATTTCATGACTGCGGAAGAAGCCAAAGCATATGGTCTGATTGACGAAGTCATTAAAAGCCGCTAA
- a CDS encoding helix-turn-helix domain-containing protein: MANIQLAKNLLYLRTLYNLKQDDIANLFNITRQACSNYEKSTRTPDLDVLASFAAYFHVTLDQLILHDLKAEGFTADSDPSSVMMESKTPYMQGIEKNTGNYIYLTEEELNLILAFRSSSDEQRKIVTGFLNSDK, translated from the coding sequence ATGGCAAACATTCAACTGGCCAAAAATCTGCTTTATCTCAGAACATTATATAATCTGAAGCAGGATGATATTGCCAATTTATTCAATATCACCCGTCAGGCCTGCAGTAATTATGAAAAAAGTACGCGTACACCCGATCTTGATGTTCTGGCTTCTTTTGCTGCTTATTTTCACGTAACGCTTGACCAGTTGATTCTCCACGATCTCAAAGCCGAAGGTTTCACTGCTGACTCCGACCCTTCTTCTGTTATGATGGAGTCAAAAACTCCATATATGCAGGGTATCGAAAAAAATACCGGTAACTATATCTATCTCACAGAAGAAGAACTGAACCTTATTCTTGCATTCCGTTCTTCCTCTGATGAACAGCGTAAAATTGTTACCGGCTTTCTTAATTCTGATAAATGA
- the tig gene encoding trigger factor, with translation MSLQVEKLENNMAKLTIEVPANDLEKALQSAYMKQKNKIAMPGFRKGKVPRQMIEKMYGPEIFYDDAANALIPKAYSEAYDECDLEIVSRPEINIVQIEKGKSFIFTADVATKPEVKLGEYKGLEVDKVSTRVTQKEVDAKIQEEAEKNAREVVVTDRPVADGDEVILDFEGFVDGEAFEGGKGENYPLTIGSGSFIPGFEEQLVGAEAEKEVEVKVTFPEDYHAEELKGKEAVFKCTVHEIKAKELPEIDDEFAAEVSEFDTLEEYKADVKAKIKEQKAADGKRNQEDQAVEQAVKNAEYEIPQPMIDTQTTQMVEDFAQRIQSQGITLEQYFQFTGLTAEKMMEDMKPQAIKRIETRLVLEAIAKAENIEITDEKVDEELAKMAESYNMEVEKLKEFMGENEKKQMKEDLAVQEAVTFLVENAVEK, from the coding sequence ATGAGTTTACAGGTAGAAAAATTAGAAAACAACATGGCGAAACTTACTATCGAAGTTCCGGCCAATGATTTAGAAAAAGCGCTTCAGAGTGCATATATGAAGCAGAAGAACAAAATCGCTATGCCGGGATTCCGTAAAGGAAAAGTTCCGCGTCAGATGATCGAGAAGATGTACGGACCAGAAATCTTCTATGATGATGCAGCAAATGCACTGATTCCTAAGGCATACTCAGAAGCATATGATGAGTGTGATCTTGAAATCGTATCAAGACCAGAGATCAACATCGTTCAGATTGAAAAAGGAAAATCATTCATCTTTACAGCAGATGTAGCAACAAAGCCGGAAGTAAAACTCGGTGAATATAAAGGACTGGAAGTAGATAAAGTATCTACACGCGTAACACAGAAAGAAGTAGACGCTAAGATCCAGGAAGAAGCAGAAAAGAATGCCAGAGAAGTTGTAGTTACAGACCGTCCGGTAGCAGATGGTGATGAAGTGATTCTTGACTTTGAAGGATTCGTTGACGGTGAAGCATTCGAAGGTGGAAAGGGTGAAAACTATCCACTGACAATCGGTTCAGGATCATTCATCCCTGGATTCGAAGAACAGTTAGTTGGTGCTGAAGCTGAGAAAGAAGTAGAAGTAAAAGTTACTTTCCCAGAAGATTACCATGCAGAAGAATTAAAAGGAAAAGAAGCTGTATTCAAATGCACAGTTCATGAGATCAAGGCAAAAGAACTTCCTGAGATCGACGATGAATTTGCAGCAGAAGTTTCAGAATTTGACACATTAGAAGAATACAAAGCTGATGTAAAGGCTAAAATTAAAGAACAGAAAGCAGCAGACGGAAAGAGAAATCAGGAAGACCAGGCTGTTGAGCAGGCTGTTAAGAATGCAGAATACGAGATTCCACAGCCAATGATCGATACACAGACAACTCAGATGGTTGAAGATTTCGCACAGAGAATCCAGTCTCAGGGAATCACTCTTGAACAGTACTTCCAGTTTACAGGTCTGACAGCAGAGAAGATGATGGAAGACATGAAACCACAGGCAATCAAGAGAATCGAAACCCGTCTGGTACTTGAAGCTATCGCAAAAGCAGAGAACATCGAGATTACAGATGAAAAAGTTGATGAAGAACTGGCTAAGATGGCAGAGTCTTACAACATGGAAGTTGAAAAACTGAAAGAGTTCATGGGTGAGAACGAGAAGAAACAGATGAAGGAAGATCTGGCAGTTCAGGAAGCTGTTACATTCCTTGTTGAGAATGCAGTAGAAAAATAA
- a CDS encoding DJ-1 family glyoxalase III: protein MKKVCVLLADGFEEIEGLTVVDLLRRAKIYVDTVSIMDDYIVHGAHGINVQTEDLFDEVDFEEFDMVVLPGGMPGTLNLKEHDGVRYVVKQYAKEGRFVGAICAAPTILKSLGLLEGRRATCYPGVEDEMENVILTETAVVVDDNIITSQGVGTAIDFALKLIEVLDGEEKAKEIAESIVF, encoded by the coding sequence ATGAAAAAAGTATGTGTGTTGTTAGCAGACGGATTTGAAGAAATTGAAGGATTGACAGTCGTTGATCTGTTAAGAAGAGCAAAAATATATGTAGACACTGTTTCGATTATGGATGATTATATCGTGCATGGTGCGCATGGAATCAATGTACAGACAGAAGATCTGTTTGATGAAGTTGATTTTGAAGAATTTGACATGGTTGTATTACCTGGAGGTATGCCGGGAACATTAAATTTAAAAGAACATGACGGTGTCAGATATGTAGTGAAACAATATGCAAAAGAAGGCAGATTCGTGGGTGCGATCTGTGCGGCACCGACGATTTTAAAAAGTCTTGGCCTGCTGGAAGGAAGAAGGGCAACTTGTTATCCGGGTGTAGAAGATGAGATGGAGAATGTCATTCTGACAGAGACTGCTGTTGTAGTAGATGATAATATCATTACCAGTCAGGGCGTCGGCACAGCGATTGATTTTGCACTGAAACTGATCGAGGTTCTGGATGGTGAAGAAAAAGCAAAGGAAATCGCAGAATCAATCGTGTTTTAA
- a CDS encoding aspartate kinase: protein MLIVKKFGGSSVANKERIFNVAKRCIEDYRAGHDVVVVLSAMGDTTDDLIALANTINPNAKKRELDMLLTTGEQVSVSLMAMAMQALDVPAVSLNAFQVMMHSTSRYGNARFKRVDTERIMHELDSRKIVIVTGFQGVNKYDDITTLGRGGSDTTAVALAAVLHADKCEIYTDVDGVFTADPRVVKTAKKLDAVTYDEMLELASLGAKVLHNRSVEMAKKYNVELVVRSSLNRSEGTVVKEGANMEKLLVTGVAADKDTVRISVIGLEDKPGTAFAVFNTLAANNINVDIILQSVGREGTKDISFTVASDDLEHAIEVLNANKERLTIQDITWNKKVAKLSIVGAGMMSNPGVAAKMFESLYNSRVNINMISTSEIRITVLVPEEDIEKAMNAVHDGFGLGA from the coding sequence ATGTTAATAGTAAAAAAGTTTGGCGGAAGTTCAGTCGCCAATAAAGAAAGAATATTCAATGTGGCAAAACGCTGTATTGAGGACTACAGAGCCGGACATGACGTAGTTGTTGTCCTTTCGGCAATGGGAGATACGACAGATGATCTGATCGCACTGGCGAATACGATCAATCCGAATGCTAAAAAAAGAGAGCTGGATATGCTGCTTACGACAGGTGAACAGGTATCAGTGTCTCTCATGGCTATGGCAATGCAGGCACTGGATGTGCCGGCAGTATCTTTGAATGCTTTTCAGGTTATGATGCATTCCACATCCCGTTATGGAAATGCCAGATTTAAAAGAGTAGACACAGAGCGTATCATGCATGAACTGGATTCGAGAAAGATCGTTATTGTAACAGGTTTTCAGGGTGTTAACAAATATGATGATATTACGACACTCGGACGAGGTGGTTCTGATACAACAGCTGTTGCGCTGGCAGCTGTGTTACATGCCGATAAATGTGAAATCTATACAGACGTAGACGGTGTGTTTACAGCAGATCCAAGAGTAGTAAAAACTGCAAAGAAACTGGATGCCGTTACATACGATGAGATGCTTGAGCTTGCGAGTCTTGGGGCAAAAGTTCTTCACAACCGTTCTGTGGAAATGGCGAAAAAATATAATGTGGAATTAGTGGTACGGTCAAGTTTGAACCGTTCAGAAGGCACCGTAGTCAAGGAGGGGGCAAATATGGAAAAATTACTGGTCACAGGTGTGGCTGCAGATAAGGATACTGTCAGAATATCTGTCATTGGATTAGAGGACAAACCAGGAACAGCATTTGCTGTATTCAATACACTGGCTGCTAATAATATTAATGTAGATATTATCCTGCAGTCTGTCGGAAGAGAAGGAACAAAGGACATTTCCTTTACCGTTGCATCGGATGATCTTGAACATGCAATTGAAGTGCTGAATGCAAATAAAGAAAGACTTACAATTCAGGATATTACCTGGAACAAAAAAGTTGCAAAACTTTCAATCGTAGGTGCGGGAATGATGAGCAATCCAGGAGTAGCTGCAAAAATGTTTGAATCATTATATAATTCCAGAGTGAATATTAATATGATTTCAACATCTGAAATCCGTATTACAGTACTGGTTCCGGAAGAAGATATTGAAAAAGCAATGAATGCGGTTCATGATGGATTTGGATTGGGAGCATAA
- the prfB gene encoding peptide chain release factor 2 (programmed frameshift), producing the protein MVELDQFKTIMNAYEEPLAEMRDSLDVAGKERRIEELERKIEEPGFWDNPEESQELMKELKNLKELVETIHGLYTSYEDINLLIEMGYEDEDPAMVKELEEEIHTFEKVFEKLKIQTLLSGEYDACNAIMTIHAGAGGTESCDWAGMLYRMYCRWAERKGFSLQVLDFLDGDIAGIKAVTFEVKGENAYGYLKSEKGVHRLVRISPFNSAGKRQTSFASCDVLPDLEDDIDIEIDEDDLKIDTYRASGAGGQHVNKTSSAIRITHLPTGIVVQCQNERSQHHNKEKAMQMLKAKLQLMKEQEQAEKVSDIRGEVKDIGFGNQIRSYVMQPYTLVKDHRTNEENSNVNAVMDGDIDSFINAYLKKIANG; encoded by the exons ATGGTTGAATTAGATCAGTTCAAAACAATAATGAACGCTTATGAAGAACCTCTTGCCGAAATGAGGGATTCACTT GACGTTGCAGGAAAAGAGCGGAGAATCGAAGAACTGGAACGCAAGATAGAGGAACCTGGGTTCTGGGATAATCCGGAAGAATCACAGGAACTGATGAAAGAGCTTAAGAATTTAAAAGAACTTGTAGAGACGATCCACGGTCTCTATACTTCTTATGAAGATATCAATCTCCTGATCGAGATGGGATATGAAGACGAAGATCCTGCAATGGTAAAAGAACTGGAGGAAGAAATTCATACATTTGAAAAGGTGTTTGAAAAGCTGAAGATCCAGACGTTACTGTCGGGAGAATATGATGCATGTAATGCAATCATGACCATTCATGCAGGAGCGGGAGGAACGGAATCCTGTGACTGGGCAGGCATGTTATACCGTATGTACTGCCGTTGGGCAGAGAGAAAAGGATTCTCGCTTCAGGTGCTGGATTTCCTGGATGGCGATATCGCAGGGATTAAGGCAGTTACTTTTGAGGTAAAAGGTGAGAATGCTTACGGATATCTGAAATCGGAAAAAGGAGTGCACAGGCTGGTACGTATTTCGCCGTTTAATTCTGCCGGTAAACGACAGACATCTTTTGCATCCTGTGATGTGCTCCCTGATCTGGAAGATGATATTGATATTGAAATTGATGAAGATGATCTGAAAATCGATACTTACCGTGCCAGCGGTGCGGGAGGCCAGCATGTTAATAAGACATCTTCGGCGATCCGAATTACACATCTGCCAACCGGAATCGTGGTGCAGTGCCAGAATGAAAGATCACAGCATCATAATAAAGAAAAGGCAATGCAGATGTTAAAGGCAAAACTGCAGCTTATGAAAGAGCAGGAACAGGCAGAAAAAGTATCGGATATCAGGGGTGAAGTAAAAGATATCGGATTTGGTAATCAGATCAGATCTTATGTTATGCAACCATATACACTGGTGAAAGATCACAGAACGAATGAAGAAAACAGCAATGTAAATGCCGTGATGGACGGGGATATTGATTCATTTATCAATGCATATCTGAAAAAAATCGCAAACGGCTAA
- a CDS encoding homoserine dehydrogenase, translating into MINIAVMGYGTVGSGVVEVINTNGARINQRIGDELNIKYVLDMKDFPGDPVQEKIVHDFETIVSDEDVQIVVEVMGGIEPAYTFVKRCLQAGKSVATSNKALVAKHGAELLSIAAEHDINFLFEASVGGGIPIIRPLNSSLTADEIEEITGILNGTTNYMLSKMFYEGADYDTVLKEAQANGYAERNPEADVEGYDACRKIAILSSLISGQQVDFEDIYCEGITKITVEDMKYAKAMGTTIKLLASSRRYAGNRLHAIVAPCMLYPEHPLYNVNDVFNAIFVHGNVLGDAMFYGSGAGKLPTASAVVADVVDEAKHLNRNIMTMWKEEKLQLEDKADSKRRFFVRIKGKEEELVPQLKESYGEIEVVKVPELEGEFGFVTPVMMEGDYETRSKLYKEQIVYMIRIQD; encoded by the coding sequence ATGATCAATATAGCAGTAATGGGCTACGGAACAGTAGGTTCCGGAGTGGTAGAAGTGATTAATACCAACGGAGCGCGCATCAATCAGCGAATCGGTGATGAGCTGAACATTAAATATGTACTGGATATGAAGGATTTCCCGGGGGATCCGGTGCAGGAGAAAATCGTACATGATTTTGAGACGATTGTTTCGGATGAAGATGTACAGATTGTCGTAGAAGTAATGGGAGGAATCGAGCCGGCCTATACGTTTGTAAAACGCTGCCTTCAGGCTGGAAAAAGCGTGGCAACATCGAATAAAGCACTGGTTGCAAAGCATGGGGCTGAGCTTCTTTCTATAGCAGCGGAACATGATATTAATTTCTTATTTGAAGCAAGTGTCGGAGGCGGTATTCCAATTATCCGTCCGCTTAATTCTTCACTGACTGCAGATGAGATTGAAGAGATCACAGGTATTCTGAACGGAACTACCAATTATATGCTTTCCAAGATGTTTTATGAAGGTGCGGACTATGACACTGTATTAAAAGAGGCACAGGCGAACGGATATGCAGAGAGAAATCCGGAAGCAGATGTGGAAGGATATGATGCATGCAGAAAGATTGCAATCCTTTCTTCTCTGATCTCAGGACAGCAGGTTGATTTTGAAGATATTTACTGTGAAGGAATCACGAAGATTACCGTTGAAGATATGAAGTATGCAAAAGCAATGGGAACAACGATCAAGCTTCTGGCATCCAGCAGACGTTATGCGGGTAACAGATTGCATGCAATCGTGGCACCATGTATGTTATATCCGGAACATCCGCTTTATAATGTTAATGATGTGTTCAATGCTATTTTCGTTCATGGAAATGTATTAGGGGATGCGATGTTCTATGGAAGCGGAGCCGGAAAACTTCCAACTGCGAGTGCTGTAGTTGCGGATGTTGTAGATGAGGCAAAGCATCTGAACCGTAATATCATGACGATGTGGAAAGAAGAAAAGCTTCAACTGGAAGACAAGGCGGATTCCAAGAGAAGATTCTTTGTACGGATAAAAGGCAAGGAAGAGGAGCTGGTTCCGCAGCTGAAGGAATCATACGGAGAGATTGAAGTGGTAAAAGTACCGGAACTGGAAGGAGAATTTGGATTTGTAACTCCTGTTATGATGGAGGGAGATTATGAGACCAGATCAAAACTTTACAAAGAGCAGATCGTATATATGATCCGTATTCAGGATTAA
- the secA gene encoding preprotein translocase subunit SecA, translating into MNIIQKIFGTHSQNELKRVYPIADAVMALDEDMQKLSDEELKAKTKEFKERLENGETLDDILPEAYAVVREAASRVLGMKHYRVQIVGGIILHQGRIAEMRTGEGKTLVATLPSYLNALEGKGVHVVTVNDYLAKRDAEWMGQVHEFLGLTVGVVLNSMDNDERRAAYECDITYVTNNELGFDYLRDNMVIYKEQLVQRGLNYALIDEVDSVLIDEARTPLIISGQSEKSTKLYEACDILARQLERGEASGEFTKMNAIMGEDIEETGDFIVNEKEKNINLTEDGVKKVEKFFHIENLADSENLEIQHNIILALRAHNLMFRDKDYVVKDDEVLIVDEFTGRIMPGRRYSDGLHQAIEAKEHVKVKRESKTLATITFQNLFNKYAKKSGMTGTALTEEKEFREIYGMDVIEIPTNLPVQRKDLEDAVYKTQKEKFRAVCDAIEEAHAKHQPVLVGTITIDNSELLSGMLKRRGIKHNVLNAKFHELEAEIVAQAGIHDAVTIATNMAGRGTDIKLDDEARAAGGLKIIGTERHESRRIDNQLRGRSGRQGDPGESRFYISLEDDLMRLFGSERLMNVFNALGVEDGEQIEHKMLSSAIEKAQEKIESNNFGIRKNLLEYDQVMNEQREIIYEERRHVLDGDNMRDSIFHMMNDYIENVVDMVVSPDQDYDEWNLTELNLTIRNTIPMEMITEEDVKDISQKELKHMLKERAAKVYEAKESEFPEPEHMREIERVVLLKVIDAKWMDHIDDMDQLRQGIGLQAYGQRDPKVEYKMIGYEMFDEMTRSIEEDTVRTILHVKLEQKVEREQVAKVTGTNKDDTGVREPKKRAEKKVYPNDPCPCGSGKKYKQCCGRKN; encoded by the coding sequence ATGAATATTATACAGAAAATATTTGGAACTCACAGCCAGAATGAGTTGAAGAGAGTTTATCCGATTGCAGATGCAGTTATGGCACTGGATGAAGACATGCAGAAACTTTCGGATGAGGAATTAAAAGCAAAGACAAAAGAATTTAAAGAACGTCTGGAAAATGGCGAGACATTAGATGATATTCTCCCAGAGGCATATGCGGTAGTAAGAGAAGCAGCAAGCCGTGTACTTGGAATGAAGCACTACCGTGTACAGATCGTCGGTGGTATTATCCTGCATCAGGGACGTATCGCAGAGATGAGGACTGGTGAAGGTAAAACTTTAGTGGCAACACTTCCTTCGTACCTGAATGCGTTGGAGGGAAAAGGTGTACATGTTGTAACCGTCAATGATTATCTGGCCAAACGTGATGCGGAATGGATGGGACAGGTACATGAGTTCCTGGGCCTGACTGTTGGTGTGGTACTGAACAGCATGGATAATGATGAGAGACGTGCCGCATATGAGTGTGATATCACATACGTGACAAATAATGAACTTGGATTCGATTATCTGAGAGATAATATGGTGATCTATAAAGAACAGCTGGTTCAGAGGGGACTGAATTATGCTCTGATCGATGAGGTCGATTCAGTATTGATCGATGAGGCGAGAACTCCTCTTATCATTTCCGGACAGAGTGAGAAATCTACGAAACTTTATGAAGCATGCGATATACTTGCACGTCAGTTAGAGCGTGGTGAGGCAAGCGGCGAGTTTACCAAGATGAATGCCATCATGGGTGAAGATATTGAAGAGACGGGAGACTTTATTGTTAACGAGAAAGAGAAGAATATCAACCTTACCGAAGATGGTGTGAAAAAGGTAGAGAAGTTCTTCCATATTGAAAACCTTGCGGATTCTGAGAACCTGGAGATTCAGCACAATATTATCCTTGCTCTTCGAGCACATAATCTGATGTTCCGCGACAAAGATTATGTGGTAAAAGATGACGAGGTACTGATTGTAGATGAATTTACCGGACGTATTATGCCGGGACGTCGTTATTCAGACGGACTGCATCAGGCAATTGAGGCAAAAGAACACGTAAAGGTTAAGAGAGAAAGCAAGACTCTGGCGACTATCACATTCCAGAACCTGTTCAATAAATATGCGAAGAAGTCTGGTATGACAGGTACAGCCCTGACAGAAGAAAAAGAGTTCCGCGAGATTTACGGAATGGACGTTATCGAAATTCCGACAAATCTACCTGTTCAGCGTAAGGATCTTGAAGATGCGGTATATAAGACACAGAAAGAGAAGTTCAGAGCTGTATGTGACGCGATCGAAGAAGCACATGCAAAACATCAGCCAGTACTGGTCGGTACGATCACAATCGATAATTCCGAACTGTTAAGCGGTATGTTAAAACGCCGTGGTATCAAGCACAATGTATTGAATGCGAAGTTCCATGAACTCGAGGCTGAAATTGTTGCGCAGGCAGGTATTCATGATGCGGTAACGATCGCAACGAATATGGCAGGTCGTGGTACAGATATCAAACTGGACGATGAGGCAAGGGCAGCGGGTGGTCTTAAGATTATCGGAACCGAGCGTCATGAATCCAGACGTATCGACAATCAGCTGCGTGGACGTTCCGGACGTCAGGGAGATCCGGGAGAATCCAGATTCTATATTTCCCTGGAAGATGATCTGATGAGATTGTTCGGATCAGAGAGACTGATGAATGTCTTTAATGCACTTGGTGTGGAAGACGGCGAACAGATCGAGCATAAGATGCTTTCCAGTGCGATTGAAAAAGCACAGGAGAAGATAGAAAGCAACAACTTTGGAATTCGTAAAAACCTGCTGGAATATGACCAGGTAATGAACGAACAGAGAGAAATTATTTATGAAGAAAGACGTCATGTACTGGACGGAGACAACATGCGTGATTCTATCTTCCATATGATGAATGATTATATAGAGAATGTTGTAGACATGGTGGTCAGCCCGGATCAGGATTACGATGAGTGGAATCTGACAGAACTGAACCTGACGATCCGCAATACGATCCCGATGGAAATGATTACAGAAGAAGATGTCAAGGATATCAGTCAGAAAGAGCTGAAACATATGCTGAAAGAGCGCGCAGCCAAGGTTTACGAGGCAAAGGAATCAGAGTTCCCGGAACCGGAGCATATGCGTGAGATCGAGCGAGTAGTTCTTCTGAAAGTAATCGATGCAAAATGGATGGATCATATTGATGATATGGACCAGTTACGTCAGGGAATCGGTCTTCAGGCTTATGGACAGAGAGATCCAAAGGTTGAGTATAAGATGATCGGTTACGAGATGTTTGATGAGATGACAAGAAGTATCGAAGAAGATACAGTCCGAACGATCCTGCACGTTAAGCTGGAGCAGAAAGTAGAAAGAGAGCAGGTTGCCAAAGTAACCGGAACCAATAAGGATGATACGGGAGTGCGTGAGCCTAAGAAACGTGCAGAAAAGAAAGTATATCCGAACGATCCATGCCCGTGCGGAAGTGGAAAGAAATACAAACAGTGCTGCGGACGTAAGAACTAG